One genomic window of Misgurnus anguillicaudatus chromosome 12, ASM2758022v2, whole genome shotgun sequence includes the following:
- the ppm1e gene encoding protein phosphatase 1E yields MAGSANEEKTFKRFLELFLREMRPPLQEDVPVPMRPFSDLISEDEVEGECLDLCLQLLCKYNCPFSLAAALARGTADSILQSDLSVYHLNKSVEDGTETLPQIDSVKLARLVYNKLCETCCHWLKEFPYRRRHLPYYETSIHAIKNMRRKMEDKHMVIPDFNTLFNLQDQEEQAFFAVFDGHGGVDAAIYAANHLHVNLVRQEMFSQDPGEALWHAFKLTDERFVQKASRENLRCGTTGVVTFLRGHTLYVAWLGDSQVMMVRRGQPVELMKPHKPDREDEKKRIEALGGCVIWFGTWRVNGSLSVSRAIGDSEHKPYICGDADHTTFNLDGSEDYLILACDGFYDTVNPDEAVRVVSDHLQENNGDTAMVAHKLVASARDAGSSDNITVIVVFLRDPRLPPPSEEPEEEAEEEPVEDPGEEEEEDVEALQSELVCQDGGTENGGKNRGGWPLQQCSAPADLAYEDRMDSFTDRTTLSITGPDLHAETGCFRLPASSGLPPVRTITPDLISPYGGAGAAWRPYQDEGLSGYRQNPQPKPRVPSYSQHTPDGQLLEVAALFPHEGRRKRRMEFMPLRRESQRLIRRARETYGPLSCMPYPLRSPERKPGMAFPHVIHSKRV; encoded by the exons TAATTGCCCTTTCTCCTTGGCTGCAGCCCTGGCCCGTGGTACGGCTGATAGCATCCTGCAAAGCGATCTTTCAGTGTACCATCTCAACAAGAGCGTAGAGGACGGGACCGAAACATTGCCTC AGATTGATTCGGTGAAGCTAGCGCGGTTGGTCTATAATAAGCTGTGTGAGACATGCTGCCATTGGCTCAAGGAATTCCCGTATCGCCGGCGCCACTTGCCGTACTACGAGACCTCCATCCACGCCATCAAAAACATGCGACGCAAGATGGAGGACAAACACATGGTCATTCCCGATTTCAACACGCTCTTCAATTTACAG GACCAGGAGGAGCAGGCGTTTTTTGCCGTGTTTGATGGTCACGGCGGGGTGGATGCCGCCATCTACGCCGCCAACCACCTGCATGTGAACCTGGTCAGACAAGAAATGTTCAGTCAGGACCCGGGAGAAGCCTTGTGGCACGCCTTCAAACTGACAGATGAACGATTTGTACAGAAGGCATCACGAGAG AACCTGCGCTGTGGTACCACCGGGGTGGTGACATTTCTGAGGGGTCACACACTGTACGTAGCCTGGCTCGGAGATTCACAGGTCATGATGGTCAGGCGAGGTCAACCAGTGGAGCTGATGAAACCACACAAACCAGATAGAGAG GATGAGAAGAAGCGGATTGAGGCTCTGGGCGGTTGTGTGATCTGGTTTGGCACATGGAGAGTCAATGGAAGCCTGTCGGTGTCAAGGGCCATCG gtGACTCAGAACACAAGCCCTACATCTGTGGTGATGCTGACCACACCACTTTCAACCTGGATGGTAGTGAAGACTACTTGATCCTGGCCTGCGATGGCTTCTACGACACCGTGAACCCGGATGAAGCGGTGCGAGTGGTCAGCGACCACCTGCAAGAAAACAACGGAGACACCGCCATGGTAGCCCACAAGCTTGTGGCCTCGGCCCGTGACGCGGGGTCCAGCGACAACATCACGGTAATCGTGGTGTTCCTCAGGGACCCCCGTCTGCCCCCACCCTCAGAGGAACCAGAGGAGGAAGCTGAAGAAGAACCTGTGGAAGATCCAggagaggaggaggaagaggacgtGGAGGCTTTGCAGAGCGAGTTGGTGTGCCAAGACGGAGGGACTGAGAACGGAGGAAAGAATCGGGGCGGCTGGCCACTCCAGCAATGTTCCGCCCCGGCTGACTTGGCCTACGAAGACCGCATGGATTCGTTTACGGACAGAACCACTCTAAGCATCACAGGGCCGGACCTGCATGCAGAGACTGGCTGCTTTAGGCTCCCAGCTTCCTCAGGCCTACCCCCTGTGAGAACCATCACACCAGACCTCATATCCCCCTACGGTGGGGCTGGAGCGGCCTGGCGCCCCTACCAAGACGAGGGCCTCTCTGGATACAGGCAAAATCCCCAGCCTAAACCAAGAGTCCCCTCTTACTCTCAGCACACCCCAGATGGACAATTGCTGGAGGTGGCTGCGCTCTTCCCCCATGAGGGACGGAGGAAGAGGCGGATGGAGTTTATGCCGCTAAGGAGGGAATCGCAGCGTTTGATCCGGAGGGCCAGGGAAACCTACGGCCCACTTAGCTGCATGCCCTATCCTCTTCGCTCACCAGAGAGGAAGCCTGGGATGGCCTTTCCCCATGTTATCCACAGCAAAAGGGTCTAA